In Rhodococcus pseudokoreensis, the DNA window ATGGGTGCTGCGCGGCCCGCCTATTCTTCATATAGTGGCCGGCGCGTGCAGACTCGCTATTTCAAGGCAAACGATGTGGAATGGCTACGGCGCAATAAGGATGCAGCGGACGCACTTGTTGCGGCGGTGCGAACCGAAGGAGCTGAGCAAGAGCTAGTTGAAACGGGACCGGTCGTTTACCGCGATGTTTCGGCGGATCTCGTTCTGAACTTCCTTAAGGATTACACGTCTCATGAAGACTCTCCAGATCTGGACCCAGAACTCATTGCCAAGTATCTTCGGCGCCAACGAGAGCAGGGTTTCCTCGACTTGTGGAACGTTGCAGTAATGGCGGGGGACAAGAAGTCGGAGACAGGTGTGGTTCGACTCGGTGGTGTCGACTTCAATCGGATCATAAGATCGCGACTTGACGACCCGGGTACAGATCGTGCAGACATCAAGACGCTAATGTCGAAGGACCATCGAGTTGTCGATTTCCTTGATCCGAGGGAGGCCAGGAAGCTTTCCGAGGTCGCCCTCATGGAGGCTCGTGACAAGGATCCGGGCCAAAGATACAAGGGCCTCCTGTTGCTTTATCCGATCCAGCCACTCTCTGAACCGGATGCGAACAATCTGAAGTCTCGCAGGGCGCTCGGTGCTGAAGATGATGTAATCGGCATGGCCATGGTGTTTCCGGGTAGTGCGGAAGAGAAGAGTAAAGTTCCGAGCACCTACATTAGCGTCGACCTTTCTGAGGTCGATATCGAAGTCGAACCAGCTGAGTTGGAAAGCCTGACCGGTAGCGGTGAGGACGTAGCGTGAACCCCGTGACCACATGGGTGAAGGAGCTTTCGCATTGCTGGCCGGTTCTCGCGCCAAGTGGGCTTGAGGTGGCGAGCGCACCGCTGCCGCTTATGACGGCGAACGGACAGTGTCGAGTGGCGGTCGACGGTGCCGGAGCGAGACATCTCCTCATTCCGCTCGGGCCCTCGGAGCGACCAAGCCTAGGAGACGAAGAAGGTGCGGTTACCGTCCGCGTTCGCACTCACAGTTTCGGCACCGGACCAACGAGGTACGTCGACATTTCTTGCTTCCGGCTGGACCTGTTCGATTTGTTTGACGATGTTCTTACGGACGTGCTTGTGGCGATAGAAGCTGCCATGGAAAGCCCTGCTGAGACTGCGATAGCGGTGGTTAACAGGTGGCGTTCGTTGCTCCAAATTCGGTCAAGGCGCGTCCTTACTTACGTTGGGCAGCTGGCGCTCTTCGGAGAGTTGTTTGTTCTCAAGATGACCGAGGAACGCAACAGGGTCAGGATCAGTAGCTGGCGGGGTCCGCTTCGTGAACCCCACGATATTGTTTTGGATGATCGTGCGGTCGAGGTTAAGACCGTTGGTCTGGCCTCGACATCGATCGAGATTCACGGGGTTCGACAGTTAGAGCCTCCAGGGGTTCCGCTTGCCCTCGTGGTCGTCTCGGTGGAGGAAGATCCCGATGGGAGGACCTTGCCCGAGCTCGTTACCAGTCTCTTGGATACTGTTGACGATCGATCCGAAGCAATCCGAAGACTGGGTGCAGTGGGTTACACGGTACGCGATTCCGAGCATTATAAGCAGCGCTTCTCGGTACCAACGGTCGAGCACGTAGAAGTGTCTGACAATACGCCGAGGATTGTGCCGAGCACGTTTGCCGCTGGTGGAGTTCCCGGGGGTGTTGACAGGTTGGTCTACAGCGTCGAGTTGAGTTCGCTGCGATCGTGGTTGACTGCGGGCGAGCCTGCACTAAGGGATTGGTTGGGAACCGAAAAGTCATGAATCGATCAGAATGGTGGTCGCAGCCTGTAGCAGCCGAAGGATCCACCGCG includes these proteins:
- a CDS encoding PD-(D/E)XK motif protein, giving the protein MNPVTTWVKELSHCWPVLAPSGLEVASAPLPLMTANGQCRVAVDGAGARHLLIPLGPSERPSLGDEEGAVTVRVRTHSFGTGPTRYVDISCFRLDLFDLFDDVLTDVLVAIEAAMESPAETAIAVVNRWRSLLQIRSRRVLTYVGQLALFGELFVLKMTEERNRVRISSWRGPLREPHDIVLDDRAVEVKTVGLASTSIEIHGVRQLEPPGVPLALVVVSVEEDPDGRTLPELVTSLLDTVDDRSEAIRRLGAVGYTVRDSEHYKQRFSVPTVEHVEVSDNTPRIVPSTFAAGGVPGGVDRLVYSVELSSLRSWLTAGEPALRDWLGTEKS